A part of Armatimonadota bacterium genomic DNA contains:
- a CDS encoding helix-turn-helix domain-containing protein — translation MMQDDRRLLITVKEAARLLGVSARMLYAHLQRGRVPDRIVVRLGRRTYLVRAGLEGWLLGRLTDEAAPETETRR, via the coding sequence ATGATGCAGGACGATCGGAGGTTACTCATCACCGTCAAAGAGGCGGCCCGGTTGCTCGGGGTGAGCGCGAGAATGCTTTACGCGCACCTGCAGCGAGGGCGCGTGCCGGACCGCATCGTCGTGAGGCTCGGGAGGCGGACGTACCTCGTCCGGGCGGGGCTTGAGGGCTGGCTCCTCGGCCGGCTCACGGACGAGGCGGCCCCGGAGACGGAGACGCGCCGTTAG